One window of Enterobacter sp. RHBSTW-00175 genomic DNA carries:
- a CDS encoding AAA family ATPase encodes MKINLIGTSGSGKSTLARRIAAELAIPYIEMDQLYWRPNWQGTEDDALWTKLENTLTATENWVLDGNYNRTRPVKWRNVDLVVWVDYGFTRTLYQAVSRAFRRAWHKQELWPGTGNCESFRRSFFSRKSIIIWTIKTWRSNRERYEADMRNPQYDHIRFVRITRRQDAETLISSLKAQSEKGFAFPVSGNPNVN; translated from the coding sequence GTGAAAATCAATTTGATTGGTACCAGCGGGAGCGGAAAAAGTACGCTTGCAAGGCGGATCGCCGCCGAGCTTGCTATCCCGTACATTGAGATGGACCAGCTTTACTGGCGCCCGAACTGGCAGGGAACAGAGGACGACGCGCTGTGGACTAAGCTTGAAAACACCTTAACCGCCACTGAGAACTGGGTGTTAGACGGCAACTATAACCGTACGCGCCCCGTTAAGTGGCGCAATGTGGATCTGGTGGTGTGGGTGGATTACGGGTTTACCCGCACCCTGTATCAGGCTGTGAGCAGAGCATTCAGGCGCGCGTGGCATAAACAGGAGCTGTGGCCCGGCACGGGAAATTGTGAAAGTTTTCGTCGATCGTTTTTCAGCCGTAAATCCATCATCATCTGGACAATCAAAACCTGGCGCAGTAACCGCGAACGTTACGAAGCTGATATGCGAAACCCGCAATATGACCATATCCGTTTTGTGCGCATCACCCGGCGACAGGACGCGGAAACGCTGATTTCTTCGCTAAAGGCACAGTCTGAAAAGGGTTTTGCATTCCCAGTTTCCGGCAATCCAAATGTAAATTAA
- a CDS encoding MsnO8 family LLM class oxidoreductase yields MSWRISILDKSPIAENETAADALARTLSLAQQAENLGYHRFWIAEHHNTPQLASPSPELLIAWILGQTKRIRVGSGGVMLQHYSPYKVAENFNVLAAIAPGRVDLGVGKAPGGLPLSTRALQQGQNPQQKGSFADQLTQLDGWLRNENPSQDDAVRATPLPQVPAQGFLLGASTESALLAAKLDWHFVFAAHLNGDPDLLRNVIATWRANSARDVIVAVQVIVASSQTQADALAQKVEVWGVELANGQRVTVASEEQAYAFARQAGSEPVRIARRAQSLLAGTAESVLAQLNALHQQWGIDEFIIDTPVADGATRIQSLRLLAQARLNKEVTA; encoded by the coding sequence ATGTCCTGGCGAATCAGCATTCTGGATAAAAGCCCTATAGCCGAAAATGAAACGGCGGCCGATGCGCTGGCGCGCACCTTAAGCCTGGCCCAACAGGCAGAAAACCTGGGTTATCACCGCTTCTGGATTGCCGAACACCACAATACTCCTCAACTGGCCAGCCCCTCGCCGGAGCTGCTGATTGCCTGGATCCTCGGGCAAACAAAGCGCATTCGCGTTGGTTCTGGCGGCGTCATGCTCCAGCATTACAGCCCGTACAAAGTGGCGGAAAACTTTAACGTCCTGGCGGCTATTGCTCCCGGACGCGTGGATCTGGGCGTGGGTAAAGCCCCCGGCGGCCTGCCGCTCTCTACCCGTGCGTTACAGCAGGGTCAGAACCCGCAACAAAAGGGCAGTTTTGCCGACCAACTGACGCAACTGGATGGCTGGTTACGCAATGAAAACCCGTCGCAGGATGATGCCGTGCGTGCCACGCCGCTGCCACAGGTTCCGGCTCAGGGATTCCTGCTGGGAGCGAGCACCGAAAGCGCGCTGTTAGCGGCAAAACTTGACTGGCATTTTGTCTTTGCCGCGCACCTGAACGGTGATCCCGACCTGCTGCGCAATGTGATTGCAACCTGGCGTGCTAACAGCGCCCGTGACGTCATCGTTGCGGTACAGGTGATTGTTGCCTCTTCGCAGACCCAGGCCGATGCCCTGGCGCAAAAAGTGGAAGTGTGGGGTGTTGAGCTGGCAAATGGTCAGCGTGTGACCGTAGCAAGCGAAGAGCAGGCCTATGCCTTTGCCCGCCAGGCCGGGAGCGAGCCGGTACGTATTGCTCGTCGCGCGCAGTCTTTGCTGGCGGGGACGGCGGAATCGGTACTGGCACAACTTAACGCGCTGCACCAGCAGTGGGGCATCGACGAATTCATTATTGATACACCAGTTGCGGATGGCGCAACGCGTATTCAGT